Genomic segment of Pseudomonadota bacterium:
CGTCCGCAGCTCCTCGGCCGTGCGCACGATCTGACGATCGGGCGCGCCACTCGACCACTCTTCCAGCAGGTCGCGACCATCACGGCGACGACCATCCACCTCCCGCGGCAGGAAGTTGCGCAGGCCTCCGCCGAGCATCACCTCGGCGCCGTCCCCCTCGGGCCGGGACAGCAGCTGATCGGCGATGTCGCGGCAGCCCAGGGCCTTCGCCTCGGCCGGCAGGTGCTTGTCGTCTTCCCAGTTGCGCTCGGGACTGTGGGCGTAGAGCGTGGCCGGCGTCGCGTGGGTCAGCCGTGTGGTGGTCACGATGCCGGTGGCGAGGCCCTGGCGCTCGGCGCGCTCCCACACGGTGGTGAGGCGATGTTCCAGGGCCGCCGCGCAGTCCTTGCGGTCTGCCTGCGGCCCCACGGAGATAACGCCGGCGCGCGTCTTGTGGCCGGTGAACATGGCGGTTGCCGTGCCGGCCGAGTCCGGCACCTGCTGGTTCGTGTTGTAGGTTTTGATGAGCGCCGTGTGCGGGAGGCGCTCGAAGGCGAGCACGTTGGATTCGCCGTCTACGCCACGTTGTTGGCCGTCGTAGATGCGGCCTGCGGTGATCGTGGAGATCCCCATGCCGTCGCCGACGAACACGATCACGTTGCGCGCGTGCTGCGTGTAGCGCGGCGCGCGTACGCGCTCGACCAGGCTCGCCGGCACCGCGCCCAGCTCGACGGATGACTCGACCCCGTCGGGCGCTCCGCCGCAGGCACCGACCAACGTGGCCGTGAGGATGAACAGCATCGCGCGCATGGCGTCTCCGAGGGATCAGGCCGAATGCTCGCCAGTATAGGCGAGGCCACCCGCGTCCGTGCGAAGTGCCGGCAGGCACATGCTTCGAGAAATGGGGCCGCCTAGCTCTCCGGCGACGGGGGAGCGTTCAGCGCGTAACGGTCGGACAGAAACGACTTCTGCAAAGCGTGCGCCTCGACCAAGCGGTCGAGGGTGTCGGTCACCTCACCCGGCGCTTGACCGTCCTCCGCGAAGGCCGCCCGGTAGAGGGCGAGATAGCTCGCGTGGAGGTACCACGGCGCCTGGTCGACCGGCTGCACACTCAGCGCCTGCAGGGCGCCACGTGCGTCGTCCACGGCGCCCGTCTGCATGGCGTTGACGATCTGCGCCAGCGCCAGACAGAGCTGATACAGCGGATCGCTAGTCGGGGCGGAAGCGTCCTGCGCC
This window contains:
- a CDS encoding alkaline phosphatase; amino-acid sequence: MRAMLFILTATLVGACGGAPDGVESSVELGAVPASLVERVRAPRYTQHARNVIVFVGDGMGISTITAGRIYDGQQRGVDGESNVLAFERLPHTALIKTYNTNQQVPDSAGTATAMFTGHKTRAGVISVGPQADRKDCAAALEHRLTTVWERAERQGLATGIVTTTRLTHATPATLYAHSPERNWEDDKHLPAEAKALGCRDIADQLLSRPEGDGAEVMLGGGLRNFLPREVDGRRRDGRDLLEEWSSGAPDRQIVRTAEELRTAAMQGQLLGLFANSHLPYELDRTADTTAPTLRQMTEAALDRLEDADNGYFLMVEGGRIDHGHHDGVAGKALAEVVAFGEAVDATLARVDLAETLVLVTADHSHVFTMGGYPTRNNPILGLVVHNDGAGHAHPMPAVDADGTPYTTLGYLNGPGAGFSGPRPMPGTGPQSFQQALVSTFYTTSSGEKALTETHAGEDVALFAGGPWAHLASGVMEQNLIHDLIVFAYGWSLEEQ